Sequence from the Candidatus Methylomirabilota bacterium genome:
GACGGGCGCAGGCTCGCGGCGAGGATGACGTTGATGAACACGAGAGCGAAGAGATAGACGTAGTAGTCGCCGGCCACGAGCGGGAGCAGGGTCAGGAGGGCCACCACGACGATCAGCGCGGCCGCGGTGCGCGCGCTACGGGGCATGACCGAAGAGTCCGGTCGGTCGGAAGAGGAGCAGGAGGATGATGAAGACGAAGCTCAGGAGGAAGGCCGGCTCGGCGCCGAGCGCGGTGGCGACGATGGAGTCGATGAGGCCCAGGATGAGCCCGCCCAGGATGGCGCCCGGAATGCTCCCGAGGCCGCCCAGGATGATGATGATGAACGCCTTCAGGAGCGGCTGTTCCCCCATCATGGGGTCGAGCTTGAAAATCGGCGCCATGAGCGCGCCGGCCGCCGCGGCCAGCGCGAAGCCGACGGCGAAGGCGAGGCCGTTCACCACGTTCACGTTGACGCCCTGGAGGGCCGCCGCCTCCTTGTCCTGCTCGATCGCGCGCATGGCCGCGCCCATCCGGGTCCTGTTGATGAACAGGTAGAGTGAGACGACCAGCACGCCCGCGATGGGGATGATCATCAGGCGCTCGACGGAAATCATCACGCCGAGCACGTTTCTCGTTCCCGAAAAGACCGGCGGCACGTGTTTGTCGAGGGTGCCGAAGACCGGATAGCCGGCGGCCTGCAGCAGGGTGGTGAGGGCGAGGAGGGCCACCAGCGTCGGTTCGATGCCCCCCTTGATGGGCCGGTAGATCGAGCGCTCGACGAGATACCCGAACGCGCCCAGCAGGAGCATCGCGACCACGAAGGCCGCGAAGTACGGCGCCCCCCACTGGAAAAAGACGTAGTAGATGACGAAGGCGCCCAGCATGTAGACCGCCCCGTGCGCGAAGTTGATGATGTGCATCATGCCGAACATGAGGGTGAGCCCGAGGGCCATCAGGATGTAGATCGAGCCGATGCTGAGGCCGATGACCGTGCTCTGCACAAACAGCGCAGGAGTCATCTGGAAGTGGGAGGCCCCGACATGGCCCCCCACCGCCCCCAAACGCTCGGAGCGCCCCGGGGAACCCGGGGCGCTCCTCGATCATTCGACATGCGGCTGATCAGTTGTGAGGCGGTTTGAGCTGGACGACGAGGTGCGCGATCCCGTCTCTGACCTCGGAGAAGGGCATGGGGTAGATGATCTGGTTGCCGATGCCGTAGTAGTCCTTCCCACCGAAGTGCGCCTTCCCCCAGAGGTTCTCGAACTCGACCGTGCTCAGCGCCTCCGCGATCTTCTTCGGGTCGAGGCTCTGGGCCTTCTTCACGGCCGCCACGAACGCGAAGGCCGGATTGACGAAGTCGATGCTGGTCGCGTTCCACTCGCCGTGCTTCTTGGTATACCGCGCCTGCCAGCTCTTGATCTTCTCCGGCAGCGGTGTCTGCACGTAACCGTGGACCCACGTGCCCTC
This genomic interval carries:
- a CDS encoding branched-chain amino acid ABC transporter permease — encoded protein: MTPALFVQSTVIGLSIGSIYILMALGLTLMFGMMHIINFAHGAVYMLGAFVIYYVFFQWGAPYFAAFVVAMLLLGAFGYLVERSIYRPIKGGIEPTLVALLALTTLLQAAGYPVFGTLDKHVPPVFSGTRNVLGVMISVERLMIIPIAGVLVVSLYLFINRTRMGAAMRAIEQDKEAAALQGVNVNVVNGLAFAVGFALAAAAGALMAPIFKLDPMMGEQPLLKAFIIIILGGLGSIPGAILGGLILGLIDSIVATALGAEPAFLLSFVFIILLLLFRPTGLFGHAP